tcaccggaaacggaaatacaattaaagaaataattttttttttcaaaatggtggcttttgttttgattttttcaattgaaaataccttgaaatttttagttcaaaaagtggttttcggcaagtattttcacttgacaacaatggcggcacgtcgcggtcattttcagggatcgatagctgattgtgacagtcaatttgataataaatttgatagttttaccaacaacgaaaatgaccaaatattgcaatatgaatcgtagtttgggtttaaaaaaaaaatctggtcagaaaaccactgttatcgggaataatggccacaaatactggacagctggccacaaatcatgatgcccgtaagtaaacgcaactttttcgattttttgcctaattttaatcaccattagtggatctaaaataataaaaattacaaaaaaacacacgaaaataatacttaccgattcatatatgaactttatttcatgtatttataaaacatttaagtgaatatatgtgagtaaaaattacaaacttgtacccactcaacgtggtttttgttaaaaattaatccagtagtctaaaggttaaggtGTATGctttattttgtaatcaaaaCAAGAGTTCAGAGAAATACTGCTTTGCCATTTGGACACCAAGCAGACGTCAAAATCTGCACAAACCTATTTATTCAATCAGTCACAACCAGTAAATAATGTGATAATGATCTTAGACTGGTGAAATTTAGTTTTGTAGACAGTAAGCTGGAATGTCCTGGAATGGTTTTATTTTGgtgtataatgttttaaaatggatGCCTTGTTTCAAAGACAAATATTGCCATACCTTAATGAACATCCTGAACTGCCTCGACTGAGCAAGCTGTCTCCTCAAGCAGCTGACAATGGCAGGGAAGTCAGACAGGTAGTTCTGATACAGGCTCATCAAGTTGTCCTGCAATACAGATGCTAATGAATGGACAGGCATTGTATGGACATAATGAATGaaaggtgggtgggtgggtggatggatggatgggtatatgtgtggatggatgaatggatggatggatggatggatggatgatggataaatggataaatggatgcatggatgatggatgaatgaatgaataaatgcatggataaatgaatggatacatgggtaaatgaatgaatggatggatggatggattaatgaatggatggatacatggataaatgaatggatggatggatggatggatagatgactggatggatggatggatggatgactctTCAACATGAACAATGAAAGGGAAGGAatgggaaatgtttttttagcGACACCTCAGCCGATTTTAAATTATCACTATGTGCTGtctaatataacattattgtaAAATTTGGCCTAGTTAAAGGGAAAACCTGTTGCCACCATATACCAAATAGAAGCatggatcttttaaatgtgatTTTCATTACCCAGACCAGCACAACAATATTTTGTTCATTTACCAGCAAAAACCCAACAGGCTCATCAACTGCACTTCTATCTACTATAAAGTCTAAACCTTTTGTCTTTTAAAACCAAATGAATCAGAATTTTtctgatgtaaaaaaaatcttgttATTTACACAGAGAGTAGCTAAACCTTGGTAGAGGTGGACCACAGTAGAACTAGATGAACAGATGTAAGAGACCCAAAACCCATGATGtgtctgaatgaatgaatggatgtttaacaacaccagagCACCAAAATAtcgatcggctattgggtgtcaaacaaggtaAACCATGATGTGTCCGAAGGAATGAatgtatatttaacaacaccccagaacTAAAATAacgatcggctattgggcgtcaaacaagGTAAACCATGATGTGTCATTCATAAACCTACTACTTTCTGTGTGTCAGTGACTCTGGCCAGGACATCCCCGACAATTCCACTCCAGTTCCAGTGGAGGAGCCGCTCCTGTAGGAGGTGCTGGATCTGACCGTGCTGGTCGTACATCTGCTGCAGGTACGGGGGCAGCAGCAGGCTCAGTTCCCACGTGCTGATCACGTGACCCTCTTGCAGCGGGCCCAGGTAACCGTCCAGCAGGGACCACAGCCTTGAGATGTACTCTTTCTCAGAGTCTATGATGGCCTGAACCGCCTCTTGTCTTTCTGCAAATAAAGCAAGTGCACACTGTCAGTAGTACTTCGCAATATTATGAGGTAAACATAGAGTGGAGTTTTATGGTTTAAAAGCTGCAATTTATTCATAGTATAACCCAAAATACAAacagggcctgtgcttataaaactagtAGTAGTTCATAATATTACGAGGTAAACATAGAGTGGAGTTTTATGGTTTAAAAGCTGCAATTTATTCATTGTATAACCCAAATTACAAacagggcctgtgcttataaagcTTTAAGAGTCTAGAATCAAATCTTTAATCATGccatgcatacagtttgtatggtaTTGCCATAGTGTTTCAGACTCAGTCTTGAGTCTCGACTAAGCACCAGGCAAGTTTTAATAAACACGTTTCATTTTACTAGCAATAGATATTGCCAACTGCCAATAAGTATAAAACCCCTCACAATCTCTgaaatttagaatttttgtttctaattttcattattattcacacctacctagtactagcacaacaacattgctatacgaccctgagatataacctccactgcagaattatctccccttgcaggatgtataacctacacccgcacatgggtagaccgtatatcctcgttatcgattcaaagtccggaatgactaaataaaaaaagacctccctcggggtgggtgggagttaacggttgttgtgctagtactaggtaagtatgagtaataatgaaaattagaaacaaattttctaagtcttattcaacttaccgtactagaacaacaacaatgctataacagacgTGATATAACACTGTTAAAGCACgacaatttaacattaaagggaggaggtaagaaaagaaggaggacttacccattcaaccagtagtgttTGTCTGAAGTAATAATACAGTGAAAAGCTACCCACATCATATGAGGTATAAAATGTCAGTCACTTTTAAATTGAACaactacaaccccaattaaaagtaaaccaagttaacaaagtgaggaaacccgcacaccaagtaatggtaaaagacactcgactgccccagatagtcaaccatccaccccccactctccaaacaggaggtggagaaCTATCTCCCAGAAAGTCTGCCGCTAGCGACCGGACAAAATAAGGGTCACCTCCTACTCGTGGCCCTGCACACTGACACAACTTGCTGCCCTGCAATGACTGATTGAATCCGCCGAGTTCCGTCCGGACCAACAGCCATGTCACGGAAATTAAACCCGTCAAACGTGTCGACCTTTCCAAAAACCCGCActcatgaccttgaaaatgtccaaagaatcatggatattaacctttagactactggattaatttttaacaaaaaccacgttgagtgggtacaagtttataatttttactcgcatatattcacttaaatgtttcataaatacatgaaataaagttcatatatgaatcggtaagtattattttcgtgtcttttttttgccatttttattattttagatcggctaatggtgattaaaattaggcaaaaaatcgaaaaagttgcgcttacttacgggcatttatggccagctgtccagtatttatgtccattattcccaataacagtggttttctgaccagaattttttttaaaacccgaactacgattcatattgcaatatttggtaattttcgttgttggtaaaacgatcaaatttattatcaaagtagctgttacaatcagctatcgatccctgaaaattaccgcgacgtgccgccattgttgtcaagcgaaaatacttgccgaaaaccactttttgaactcaaaatttcaaggtattttcaattgaaaaaatcaaaacaaaaaccaccattttgaaaaaaaatcttttttctttaattatatttccgtttccggtgagtgtcgtgtgcaaaacggcgggaaatatgaattggggaatgcactgtatacagtgtacagtatatcgactgacgtgacgtcgggcgagatatctcgcctgcagtagtcagaaggttaagggaagcagaaatcgcccgaatctcatgaggtcgaatggagaaattccgcagaacatgatcacccgtcttctcatatgccagtttgatggttgcagcaatccatctTGACAGGCTTGTAGGGCTTGCCTTTGACTGTATgcagaaccagaaaaacattccatttaggcaaaatggaaggcttctcAACTGTCTTTTGAACAGACTTAAACAAGTCATGCAACACAAGATTCGTGGAGAAATCTTGACGTCCACACTGCCTCAGAGTAGCCAAAATGGACGACCGGTGACTTCtcactgtttgaaccttcagctgtctttcttggacaagagccagaaagtactcagctAAGTCATTAACAGTAGCTGACAAGGGATCCACGTCCCTCTCAGTTgcccaacgaacccaagcgcgccagtgacactggtagaccCTCTCCGTAGACTCGCGCTTCGAAGAGGAGACGAGCTCAGCAACCCGTTTAGAAAAGCATTGGTTTCGGAGGGAAACCCCGACAACCGCCACGCGTGAAGTTGGAaaacctccggcttcggatgccactcTGTCCGATGCAGTCTCTGACTGAGCAGATTGGGTATCAACGGCTACCGCACCGGCTCCTGCACTAAAACTGACAGGAGCGGAGGAAACCAGGCTTGAGCTGCCCAACTCGGGGCTAGGAGCGTGACACGACAAGGTTGCTGTCTGATCTTTCCCAGAACCTTGCCAAGCAGATCCGGAGGGGGAAAGgcgtaaaaatccagtcccgtccagtccatgctcaacgcattgtactccagtgccagtgggtctggtaccggcgatacaaacactggcaactgACTGTTCAGGCGAGTGGCAAACATATCGAGTTGAGGACTCCCCCACAACTGAAGAACTGGATAAGCCACCGTACggtgcaacatccactccgCCTGAACCGGGGAACGACTCAAAGCGTCCGCCATAACGAACGAACCAAGGCCCCAATGGTATCACCAAATCCCAGTTGAGACCATCCCACACTCGGGACAAATGCCATTGAAGCGATCTCTTGAACCGTCTGAACCACACATTCAGCGCCACCAGCGATTTGAGAtggcctatcaacacatggagcgTGCGCACCGACGCATTTTGCTCCACCAGAAGACGTTGCACCAACGTAGTGAAATTATGAAGTCGTGAATCCGTCAGAAAAACAGACGCCTCCACAAGGTTGAAAACCACCCCAAGATAAGTGAAAACCTGCGCTGGCACTAATTCCGActtgacccaattgggaataaaccccAATAGAGAATCATCTTGATCATGAACTCCACGCCCATGAGACATGCCGTCTGTGACGCCGCCGGAATTAACCAATCGTCCAGGTAATTGTGCATCTGTATACCCAACAGATGTACACGCCCCACCACTGCCGTTACTAACCGAGTAAAGACATGAGGGCTTGTGGCCAATCCAAACGGCAGAACTTGAAACTCGTAAGCTCTGCCGTCGTAGAGGAACCAcaagtacttccaaaaatcctgATGGATTGGAACATGCAGGTAAGCGTCCTTCAAATCGATGGACGCCACCCATTCCCCCACCTGAAGCAAAGCGCGAACAGACTGAACCGtctccatcttcatagatggaataaCGACGTACGAATTCAGAAGCTTCACGTTTAGAATTGGTCGCCATTCACCATTCTTCTTCTGGACAAAGAACAGATCCAAATCCACCTCCTGGATGGCTTTCTTTTTGAGAAACTCGATAACCATCTTCTCCACAAGTACTCGTTTGTCGACAGACGGTACAGCAGGTAACCGGGGGGAGGACGTCAGTGGAAGGGTGATGAAAACGGAATTTTGTATCCATTGCGGACAACTTACAAAACCCATGGGTCCAGATCTGGCAATTCGCGccaactttgaacaaaatggcGCAATCTGTCCCCCACAGGAAGATCTGCTAACGGAACCTCCGTAAGCAAATGTCGATTGTCCACGCACCCTCATCCCGGCTGCTTCCCACCCCTGGGCGCCTTGCCCCGAGCGGAACCACGAAAACGTGCCGTTCGACGAACCACGGGCATTTCTCGACTGCATGCCCGAATCAGACACAACAGGGATCTGATAACTGTCAAGAAAAGTCTATTTTTTAACAGGTGGAGGCTTAAAAGTAGATGCCGCCTGGCACTTACGATTAGTTCGGGACTGAGCAGCAGGGACAAATTTCACCGTTTCTTGGTCCATGACCAAGTTAAAATTGGTCCCAAAAAGTAAGGTTTCCCTAATACCCCCCTTCACATACACGGATTTTTCTTACGAGTGCTTACGGATCACCAACTCGTAGTCAATCGCAAGCATCCGTAAATAACTCGCTGGTATCCGTAAATAACTCGTCACAACTCGCAGACACTCTTAAGGATCCGTGAAAGGAGAGGCATTTGTCAAAAATCTTCTTATGATTGTCCACGGATTGAATTTTCAGTAAATAACTCGTAAGTATCGTAAACCGCTCGTAACAACACGTAACCATCCGTAAACTTCTCACAAGAATCCGTAAATGACTCAATTTTTGGTACGATTTGTTACGGTTAGTTCAAGGAGCAATTGTAGAAATTGTTGATATAACTGCAATCTGTTTCACTCATATGCCATGTTGTTTCTCTGGATGTCAGTTGTCGAATGATGATACATTGAGATTtgcaggatatatatattttttggcaaaaaatcGTAAGGACTCATAAATACTCGTAACTCGTAACAACACGTAAACAGGTCGTAACTAACACGTAAAAGCTTCGATGAATAGTAACATTCCATAATATACTCGTAACAATCCGTAAAATGCCCGTAAGTTGCTCGTAGTTATCCGTGACAACTCGTAATAAATCGTGGAATTTTGCCGTAAATACATCGTAATAATCCGTAAATAGCTCGTAATAACTCGTAACAACTCTTAAATCAGTTGTAAAAGTCGCCAAATCGTAACGATCCGTACATTTGTGCGATCCGTAAGGACTCGTAAGAAAAATTCGTGTATGTGAAGGGGGCATTACTGAGCGACTACAAAAGTAGGTTTTAACCACACCCGTCACTCTCAGTCCCGCCAGGTAGTGATCCAGATGCAGAAGTAGAGTGTTGGTAAAAACACACCCAGCAAGCTGAGCGACATGATGAGAGACTTTAGAAGCCGCCAACAAACAACCCTTAGCCATCGGTGGAAGACCCGTGACTGCTTTATCTaacccaaataggaacgtacctaaatggttattgacttgaaaaagaagtttagataacctctccaaagtctctaaatccgtgagtggcacactgacattaggagaCTGGTGGCAGTCTGCCTTCACCCTAGTGGAAATGACCGCTGgatgtgaaaggaaggaagctcCCAATGTCTTATACGAAGATGTGGACAAAACCTTCGCAGCAGACAATAGTTTCCCGGTAGCTAACCCTGCCGGAAACTCTTCCACCACCGCCATCAAAATACGATCGCTACCCGCAATCAAAGCATCAATCACCGCAAGAGATTCATGCGCCTCGTACGCTAACGGCAAGCCAAAATCCTGCCGCAGAGTGTCCGTCGCTAAAGGCCGGTTTCCAAACGAAACACCCATGTAAGACTGTACAGCCTCCTCCGACGGAATTGCATCTGCCCACACCAATCGGACCTGTTCCCGTACAAAACCAAGAACCGCCTGGTAATCATAATCGCCGTCTGGCGTACCATCGGCCAAAATGGGAATCTCATCCAACACCGAAACTGGTGCCGACCCTTCCCCCAAACTACGCACTGATTCGGGGGGAAACTCCTCTTCCGAAGAAGAAATTTTCTCAAACGACGCGACATGCGCTGACCGTAATGGAAACGAAAATGCATGGTCCAACCACGGTCTCGCTAGAAACTCCAATGTTGGAGGGACTGGTGGAGGCGATTCCTCTAACCAGGCCATGAATTtctcaaaaagagaaacatagtccacccccccccacccaccccccgaGTCCGCCCCTGAGGGCGACAAGAAACCATCGGACCCTAAACGAAAGGTTCCGCCCACGCAGTTGAGGAATAACGCCTGGAACCTCTACCCTGATCTGACAGGTCCGGATTGACCTTCGGTGTAGACACAGGCGCACCCAAGAAAGCTGCAGTTTCCATGATCCCTGCCGAAGCAGACAACGGGACTGGTGGTGTCAGTTGAACCGGACCGTCAGATAATTTGTACACGTATGAATCCTGCGCCGAATTCTGAAGCCAACGTACCACGTGTGGATTAGCCAATCGAGTTGACGTAGCCACATGCAAACGATCTAAAAGTTGATGACGCTGTACAGGCGCCCTAACAACAGAAGGGACGCCCACTGGCGTCGCACCCGGAACAACGCCACCCGGCTCCGTGACCGAGACAACGTTGTGAGACTTCACGATTTCACTAAGTGACTCGATCACTGAAGTAGCGCCAAAAGGCGCGTTGGCCGAAACAGCACCCTCGGACGCCACGACCAACCCTCCACCAGAAGTTTGGTGAGATAAACGGCGCAGCGAAGCAGACTTCATTCTAGAGCTAATCGACCCCTCCACAGAAGGACCAATAACCCTGCCCTCATCAGCAAGATGGGAGTCGGAACTGAGAGACACAGTCGTTCCTGCCACGACTGCACTCCCTCCGACTTACACCCCCGTTCCAACCGTAACAAGCGCCGCCTCCACCGACGGAGGCAAAAGAAAATCCCCAGGAGGAACGGAGCCCGACCTGGAAGAAGCAGGGAGCAAAAGTGCCCCCTCCGTGCCAAGCGGCGCTTCGGGTTTACTGGTATCACCATGAAGATGGCGAACAGACGAGGAGGCGCCCTTGCGCTTACCATTTGTCCGCgagctctttgaactggacaACGACTTGCCGACCAACGGCAAATCGGTATGGAGCACGACCCCAGAGGTTGCCACTGTGCTCCGCCCGTCCTGTTCACGTCTAATCATCCTCTTATGCCcgacataacaaatgctgatcaaactggggcagtcgtttaagacaacccccatcggcacacacaaccaaccggtTGGAGCCCAAGGAAGCCGTGTCAAGACATTAACCTCCAATGTAAATCATCCAAAAGACCtcgtatgacagagtaaaacaaaattacaaattaataaacaatttgacaatttgttttactacagaactcgaacacgactgcagaatcaaaaacgaggatatacggtctacccatacacaggtgtaggttatacatctggcaaggggagataattctgcagtggaggttataactcagggtcgtatagcattgttgttgtgctagtacagtaaATTGAATAAGACTATACTAAAGTGAGCTTGTTTTGTACAATAAGAGTTGGCATAAATTACTATCTATAATAAACTAGACAATGGATGTTACCAGCATCAGAAGTCCTCTG
This DNA window, taken from Gigantopelta aegis isolate Gae_Host chromosome 4, Gae_host_genome, whole genome shotgun sequence, encodes the following:
- the LOC121370424 gene encoding rho guanine nucleotide exchange factor 33-like isoform X3; this translates as MSCLSSQLAAFVQTQESLEEKVRLLQAERNLLVEELLKTGAISERVKLQLSDMNGATSNSGSQGESDHQLHHSREQQVNVADSSVEDGIMASACKCLNLLQALEEKCLLPELPDSSDEDAFQEWSQSLERRDYKDEKSCTQQSFPSPNSNPTDVQRTSDAERQEAVQAIIDSEKEYISRLWSLLDGYLGPLQEGHVISTWELSLLLPPYLQQMYDQHGQIQHLLQERLLHWNWSGIVGDVLARVTDTQKVDNLMSLYQNYLSDFPAIVSCLRRQLAQSRQFRMFIKVWQYLSLKQGIHFKTLYTKIKPFQDIPAYCLQN